In Allocoprobacillus halotolerans, a genomic segment contains:
- a CDS encoding CdaR family protein: MNQILDKILSNKVSIMILSFMMAAVLFYSVSGKDILTSPTSGATLENVPVNVENLDDSLEASGIPENVSVVLVGPSLDIYKTNFSKDYEVYLDLQDLNTGDYVLNLRTRHFPESLQVVSIPSSIKVTLAKKVTRTFDLGYRFINEDELDSKYSISVNQMDLDTVDIRASEETLSKIDKVDACIDVSNQTEDFEQNAKIRAYDSNGKELDVDIKPTNVHVICQVSSYSKTVPIHVNFVGNLPTGYQVSGYTLSQNEVTIFGLEDQLNQIQQIEVDVDVSDLKSSTTINNLTLKRVTGINKFSQDTVDVSVEIEKVITKKFDNIPIKVLNNSKNYQVSFAGQGQYASVSVTGTEEKINTLKDDNIQATIDIDGLKVGTHQVNVRIAGDDETLIMKLLSSSKVTINIERN, from the coding sequence ATGAATCAGATTTTAGATAAAATCCTTTCTAATAAAGTTTCTATTATGATTTTATCTTTTATGATGGCAGCTGTATTGTTTTATAGCGTTTCTGGTAAAGATATTTTAACCAGTCCAACTTCAGGAGCAACTTTGGAAAATGTTCCTGTCAATGTTGAAAATCTAGATGATTCTCTAGAAGCTTCAGGAATTCCGGAAAATGTTTCGGTTGTATTGGTTGGGCCATCTTTAGATATTTATAAAACAAATTTTTCTAAAGATTATGAAGTCTATCTGGATTTACAGGATTTAAATACCGGAGATTATGTTTTAAATTTACGAACACGTCATTTTCCAGAGTCATTACAAGTTGTTTCTATTCCAAGTTCAATTAAAGTGACATTAGCTAAAAAAGTGACACGTACATTTGATTTGGGTTATCGTTTTATAAATGAAGATGAACTTGATAGCAAATATTCTATCAGTGTCAATCAAATGGATTTGGATACAGTTGATATTCGTGCGAGTGAGGAAACTCTATCCAAAATTGATAAAGTTGATGCTTGTATCGATGTTTCTAATCAAACAGAAGATTTTGAACAAAACGCAAAAATTAGAGCGTATGACAGTAATGGAAAAGAACTGGATGTAGATATCAAACCAACAAATGTTCACGTGATATGTCAGGTTTCATCTTATAGTAAAACTGTGCCGATTCATGTGAATTTTGTAGGTAATCTACCAACGGGTTATCAAGTTTCTGGATATACATTATCACAAAATGAAGTGACTATTTTTGGATTGGAAGATCAATTAAATCAAATCCAACAAATCGAGGTTGATGTTGATGTGAGCGATTTGAAATCAAGTACAACCATTAATAATCTAACTTTAAAAAGAGTAACGGGTATTAACAAATTTTCGCAGGATACAGTAGATGTCAGTGTGGAAATAGAAAAAGTGATTACTAAAAAATTCGATAACATTCCTATTAAGGTTTTGAATAATTCTAAAAATTATCAAGTGTCATTTGCTGGGCAAGGACAATATGCATCCGTTTCAGTAACTGGAACTGAGGAAAAAATCAATACTTTAAAAGATGATAACATTCAGGCAACAATTGATATTGATGGCTTGAAGGTTGGAACACATCAGGTGAATGTTAGAATAGCAGGCGATGATGAAACATTAATTATGAAATTATTATCGTCATCAAAAGTAACAATTAATATAGAAAGGAATTAA
- the deoD gene encoding purine-nucleoside phosphorylase has product MSTPHNQAQKGEIAKTVLMPGDPLRAKFLAEHYLEDVHQFNTVRNMFGYTGYYHGKQVSIMGSGMGQPSIGIYSHELYTQYDVEAIIRIGSCGSLQKDVHLRDIIIAQGSCTDSNFAHQFELPGTYSAISSYDLLEKAVEQAKLKNASYHVGNVIASDIFYHADKDAGKKWASMGCLGVEMESYALFATAAYLGKKALTLLTVSDSLVTQEETTAQEREQTFTTMMEIALEIA; this is encoded by the coding sequence ATGTCAACACCACATAATCAAGCACAAAAAGGAGAAATTGCTAAAACTGTTTTAATGCCAGGAGATCCTTTACGTGCAAAATTTTTAGCAGAACATTATTTAGAAGATGTTCATCAATTCAACACTGTGAGAAATATGTTTGGATATACAGGCTATTATCATGGTAAACAAGTTTCTATTATGGGTTCTGGAATGGGACAACCATCAATTGGTATTTATTCACATGAACTTTATACACAATATGATGTTGAAGCTATCATTCGTATTGGGTCTTGTGGTTCTTTACAAAAAGATGTCCATTTAAGAGATATCATTATTGCACAAGGATCTTGTACAGATAGTAATTTTGCACATCAGTTTGAACTTCCTGGAACATATTCAGCAATTAGTTCTTATGATTTACTAGAAAAAGCTGTAGAACAGGCAAAATTAAAAAATGCAAGTTATCATGTAGGAAATGTCATTGCTTCAGATATTTTCTATCATGCTGATAAAGATGCAGGCAAGAAATGGGCATCAATGGGATGTCTTGGTGTCGAAATGGAATCTTATGCTTTATTTGCGACTGCTGCTTATTTAGGGAAAAAAGCATTAACATTATTAACAGTTTCTGATTCACTCGTTACCCAAGAAGAAACAACTGCTCAAGAAAGAGAACAAACATTTACAACCATGATGGAAATTGCATTGGAGATTGCTTAA
- a CDS encoding response regulator transcription factor, giving the protein MKYRINIIDDEKNLNDLVRTYLEKEGYIVYSFYTYEEAFLHKDDDVHLWIVDIMLDKNSGFDLLNEIKECKPDMPIVFMSARDQEFDRIIGLEKGCDEYITKPFNIKELILRIHNVLKRVYKDDPALINIDGYAIDEEKRKVLFQNNEIELTTKEYDLLLYFIKNKGLAISRDQVLSKVWDENYFGSDRVVDDTLRRLRKKMPDLNIKTIYGFGYRLD; this is encoded by the coding sequence GTGAAATACCGTATAAATATTATTGATGATGAAAAAAATTTAAATGATCTTGTCAGAACTTATTTGGAAAAAGAAGGATATATTGTTTATTCTTTTTATACTTATGAAGAAGCCTTTTTACATAAGGATGATGATGTACATTTATGGATTGTTGACATTATGCTTGATAAAAACAGTGGATTTGATTTGTTGAATGAAATCAAAGAATGTAAACCTGATATGCCAATTGTTTTTATGAGTGCTAGAGATCAAGAATTTGATCGTATTATTGGTTTGGAAAAGGGTTGTGATGAATATATTACAAAACCATTCAATATTAAAGAATTGATTTTAAGAATTCATAATGTTTTAAAGCGTGTCTATAAAGATGATCCAGCACTTATTAATATTGATGGTTACGCTATTGATGAAGAAAAGAGAAAAGTTTTATTCCAAAATAATGAAATAGAATTAACAACAAAAGAATATGATTTACTGCTTTATTTTATTAAAAATAAAGGATTGGCTATTTCCCGTGATCAAGTATTATCTAAAGTGTGGGATGAAAATTATTTTGGCAGTGATCGTGTTGTTGATGATACATTACGTCGTTTAAGAAAGAAAATGCCTGATTTAAATATTAAAACAATATATGGATTTGGATATCGATTAGATTAA
- a CDS encoding thioredoxin domain-containing protein — protein MDYVLHINKMKKILLVLLMFISGCQVKPQYYLYVYYAKTCPHCRSFMQVVIPKLETEYGSQMEIIKLDIDEESSIESYAKTCHLLEDYVVNDQSGSVPFIVLDGYFAWVGYQMGEDQSFLEMVHQAIAGEDVAVDNHEIYFLKRVRHFTKEDDYYVNTT, from the coding sequence GTGGATTACGTTTTACATATCAATAAAATGAAAAAAATATTATTAGTTTTATTGATGTTTATCAGTGGTTGTCAAGTGAAACCACAATATTATTTATATGTTTATTATGCGAAAACTTGTCCTCATTGTCGTTCATTTATGCAAGTTGTGATTCCAAAATTGGAAACAGAGTATGGAAGTCAAATGGAAATTATCAAGCTGGATATTGATGAAGAATCATCAATAGAATCCTATGCCAAAACATGTCATCTATTAGAAGACTATGTTGTCAATGATCAATCAGGAAGTGTTCCGTTTATTGTTTTAGATGGCTATTTTGCATGGGTTGGATATCAGATGGGAGAAGATCAGTCATTTTTAGAAATGGTTCACCAGGCGATTGCTGGTGAAGATGTAGCGGTTGATAATCATGAAATATATTTTTTAAAGAGGGTCAGACATTTCACGAAGGAGGATGATTATTATGTCAACACCACATAA
- a CDS encoding HAMP domain-containing sensor histidine kinase → MEKIKSRLSFFKKLSLVQQLIVVLCLIGLLLVAVVMPIIDYNLSSIVDKQMYERLTISQYSIVYSNVMPYKQEKEVYHIIYESTENTFIDTNINNNQVVYDFYSFLFREDLSKAVNTNQDVIKNKGQYNGNTYYYMITKINNTSQYLISLVDSDYSVSLVTSLRNQIIYIQYGFFVVFALVMILWVLTLISPLKKIKNYIDNIKDRKDSELSIQREDEIGIVFKALVAMKEDLEKQESIKEEMIHNISHDLKTPIALIQTYAQSIKDDVYPYGDKESSIDIILENADRLEHKVKSFLYLNRLDYLQGEDNELATFAIKELIEKIVSQMDLLKPNIHLETELEDVTFVGDEEHWRVAIENIIENASRYAKTLIKITLKKGYLEIYNDGEKIDEATLPYLFDPYVKGVKGQFGLGLSIVSKIATMFQYHVEARNQDVGVSFIFEKKK, encoded by the coding sequence ATGGAAAAAATAAAATCACGTTTATCTTTTTTTAAGAAATTATCATTAGTACAACAATTGATTGTTGTCCTATGTTTGATTGGTTTATTATTGGTTGCGGTTGTTATGCCAATTATTGATTATAATTTATCTTCAATTGTTGATAAACAGATGTATGAGCGTTTAACAATATCACAATATTCAATCGTTTATAGTAATGTTATGCCTTATAAACAAGAAAAAGAAGTTTATCATATTATTTATGAAAGTACAGAAAATACTTTTATAGATACCAATATTAATAATAATCAAGTTGTTTATGATTTTTATTCTTTTCTTTTTAGAGAGGACTTATCAAAAGCTGTTAATACCAATCAAGATGTTATTAAAAATAAAGGGCAGTATAATGGTAATACGTATTATTATATGATTACAAAAATTAATAATACATCGCAATATTTGATTTCATTAGTAGATAGTGATTATTCTGTTTCATTAGTGACTTCTTTACGTAATCAAATTATTTATATTCAATATGGGTTCTTTGTTGTTTTTGCTTTGGTTATGATTTTATGGGTTTTGACATTAATCAGTCCATTGAAAAAGATAAAAAATTATATTGATAATATCAAAGATAGAAAAGATAGTGAATTAAGTATTCAACGAGAAGATGAAATAGGTATTGTTTTTAAAGCATTGGTAGCTATGAAAGAAGATTTAGAAAAACAAGAGAGTATTAAAGAAGAAATGATTCATAATATTTCTCATGATTTAAAAACACCTATTGCTTTAATTCAAACCTATGCTCAAAGTATTAAAGATGATGTTTATCCTTATGGCGATAAAGAGAGTTCTATTGATATTATTTTAGAAAATGCTGATCGTTTAGAACATAAAGTGAAATCATTCTTGTATTTGAATCGTTTAGATTATTTACAAGGCGAGGATAATGAACTCGCTACTTTTGCAATTAAAGAGTTAATAGAAAAAATAGTATCACAAATGGATTTATTAAAACCAAATATTCACTTAGAAACAGAATTAGAAGATGTAACCTTTGTTGGGGATGAAGAGCATTGGCGTGTAGCTATTGAAAATATTATTGAGAATGCTTCACGTTATGCCAAGACACTTATCAAAATTACATTAAAAAAAGGTTATTTAGAAATTTATAACGATGGGGAAAAGATAGATGAAGCCACTTTACCATATTTGTTTGATCCATATGTTAAAGGTGTAAAGGGACAGTTTGGTCTAGGGTTATCCATTGTTAGTAAGATTGCTACTATGTTTCAATATCATGTTGAAGCACGTAATCAGGATGTGGGTGTCAGTTTTATTTTTGAAAAGAAAAAATAA
- a CDS encoding NfeD family protein — MHEIVQVIVFAVISVVCILITRPLAKKYLRGNTVKTNLDRMIGKHCLVTEMITADQKGEVKVMGNLWSATSLNNVIIPAGEYAEIVSIEGSHVVVKKMDKGDDISC, encoded by the coding sequence ATGCATGAAATTGTTCAAGTTATTGTTTTTGCTGTTATATCGGTTGTATGTATTCTTATTACAAGACCACTTGCTAAAAAATACCTACGTGGAAATACAGTTAAAACAAATCTTGACAGAATGATTGGAAAACACTGTCTTGTCACAGAAATGATTACTGCTGATCAAAAAGGTGAAGTCAAAGTCATGGGAAATTTGTGGTCAGCTACGAGTCTTAATAATGTCATAATTCCAGCTGGTGAATATGCTGAAATTGTTTCTATTGAAGGTTCACATGTTGTCGTTAAAAAAATGGATAAAGGAGATGATATTTCATGTTAG
- a CDS encoding DUF378 domain-containing protein — translation MNMIQKIALVFTIIGAINWGLIGLFNFNLVEAIFGYALLSAIIYMIVGIAGIINIMLLFTDLDQ, via the coding sequence ATGAATATGATACAGAAAATTGCTTTAGTTTTTACCATCATTGGTGCAATCAACTGGGGACTCATTGGCCTCTTTAATTTTAATCTTGTAGAAGCTATTTTTGGCTATGCCCTTTTAAGTGCCATTATTTATATGATTGTTGGTATTGCTGGTATTATTAATATTATGTTATTATTTACTGATTTAGATCAATAA
- a CDS encoding SPFH domain-containing protein, with translation MLDNIFNYLWIILLLILIIIIIAKTIRIIPQSYAYVVERIGAYNRTCTVGLHIMIPLLDRIANKVSLKEQVLDFAPQPVITKDNVTMQIDTVVYFQITDPKLFTYGVVRPLNAIETLTATTLRNIIGDLELDETLTSRDIINSRMRSILDEATDPWGIKIHRVEVKNIIPPRDIQEAMEKQMRAERERREAILQAEGKKTAAILTAEGKKESMILEATAEKEAQIARAEGEAEALRLVYEAQAKGIEYINNSQPQQPYITLEGFKALENLAKGDATKIIIPTDLQGIAGAVTSIAEIIKDPKKEHN, from the coding sequence ATGTTAGACAATATTTTTAATTATTTATGGATTATATTGCTTTTGATCTTAATTATTATCATTATTGCAAAAACAATTCGTATTATTCCTCAATCATATGCTTATGTTGTTGAAAGAATTGGCGCTTATAATCGTACTTGCACTGTTGGTTTGCATATTATGATTCCTTTGTTGGATAGAATTGCAAATAAAGTATCTTTAAAGGAACAAGTCTTAGATTTTGCTCCACAGCCTGTTATCACAAAAGATAACGTCACAATGCAAATTGATACAGTTGTTTATTTCCAAATAACTGACCCTAAATTATTTACTTATGGTGTTGTCAGACCATTAAATGCAATTGAAACATTAACTGCAACAACTTTACGTAATATTATTGGGGATCTTGAACTTGATGAAACATTAACTTCTAGAGATATCATCAATTCAAGAATGCGTTCCATCTTAGATGAAGCAACTGATCCTTGGGGAATTAAAATTCATCGTGTAGAAGTTAAAAATATTATTCCACCTCGCGATATTCAAGAAGCTATGGAAAAACAAATGCGTGCTGAACGTGAAAGACGTGAAGCTATCTTACAAGCTGAAGGTAAGAAAACAGCCGCTATCTTAACGGCTGAAGGTAAAAAAGAATCTATGATTCTTGAAGCTACTGCTGAAAAAGAAGCACAGATTGCTCGTGCTGAAGGTGAAGCAGAAGCCTTAAGATTAGTTTATGAAGCACAAGCAAAAGGTATTGAATACATTAACAATTCTCAACCTCAGCAACCTTATATTACACTAGAAGGATTCAAAGCTTTAGAAAATCTTGCAAAAGGTGATGCCACAAAAATCATTATTCCTACTGATTTACAAGGAATCGCTGGTGCTGTGACATCAATTGCTGAAATTATTAAAGATCCTAAAAAAGAACATAATTAA
- a CDS encoding HAD family hydrolase: MLQRVALYDFDNTIASGDSIARLLAYDLKKYPYHFFYFFKVAFYYVLYLLHLGSFEKAKSALLFPLNHMDNDQLKAFYQQEIEPTYYSHIVKQMEQEKHQGYLVIICTASCEAYMQFQQLPCDCLLGTRTIEKNHQPTSQVIGKNCKGQEKVPRIQEYLKSKDIEIDYEHSVAYSDSSSDIPMLSLVKNRKRIALKTGQISDFEIK, from the coding sequence ATGTTACAACGTGTTGCTTTATATGATTTTGATAACACCATAGCTTCAGGTGATTCCATTGCACGATTATTGGCTTATGATTTAAAGAAATATCCTTATCACTTTTTCTATTTCTTTAAAGTTGCTTTCTATTATGTTTTATACTTATTACATTTAGGAAGTTTTGAAAAAGCAAAATCAGCTTTATTGTTTCCTTTAAATCATATGGATAATGATCAACTCAAAGCTTTTTATCAACAAGAAATTGAACCAACATATTATTCTCATATTGTCAAACAAATGGAACAGGAAAAGCATCAAGGTTATCTCGTTATTATTTGTACGGCTTCATGTGAGGCTTATATGCAATTTCAACAGTTGCCTTGTGATTGTTTATTGGGAACAAGAACAATAGAGAAAAATCACCAACCAACTAGCCAGGTGATTGGTAAAAACTGTAAAGGTCAAGAGAAAGTGCCACGTATTCAAGAATATTTAAAATCAAAAGATATAGAAATTGATTATGAACATTCCGTTGCTTATTCTGATTCATCATCAGATATACCAATGTTATCATTAGTCAAAAATCGTAAAAGAATTGCCTTGAAAACTGGTCAAATCAGTGATTTTGAAATAAAATAA
- the glmM gene encoding phosphoglucosamine mutase, whose translation MGKYFGTDGFRGEANIDLTVEHAYQVGRYLGWYFSRSHRARIVIGKDTRRSSYMFEYALVAGLTASGADAYLLHVTTTPSVSYVVRSEEFDCGIMISASHNPYYDNGIKIINGKGQKLEATIETLIEQYIDGLTDPIPYATKDKIGRTIDYSMGRNRYIGYLMSIPTRAFKDIKVGLDCANGASSAIAKSVFDALGAQTHVINNQPDGLNINTNCGSTHIEVLQKYVVENGLDVGFAYDGDADRCIAVDEFGRVVNGDLILYVCGLEMKQKGELLNNTIVTTVMSNFGLYKSLDKVGIQYEKTAVGDKYVYENMVKNGHCIGGEQSGHIIFSKHATTGDGILTSLKIMETMVENKKTLAQLTEQVEIYPQLLINVRVSDKALAQNDPDVQKAVKEVEEALGDEGRILVRESGTEPVVRVMVEAQSDEICHEYVLKVVNTIKEKGYAVEK comes from the coding sequence ATGGGAAAATATTTTGGAACAGATGGATTTAGAGGAGAAGCAAATATTGATTTGACAGTAGAACATGCCTATCAGGTAGGTAGATATTTAGGATGGTATTTTTCACGTTCACATCGTGCAAGAATCGTAATTGGAAAGGATACAAGAAGAAGTTCATACATGTTCGAATATGCACTTGTTGCTGGTTTAACTGCTAGTGGTGCAGATGCTTATTTATTACATGTGACGACAACACCTTCAGTATCTTATGTAGTAAGAAGTGAAGAATTTGATTGTGGTATTATGATTTCAGCATCACATAATCCTTATTATGATAATGGGATTAAAATTATTAATGGAAAAGGACAAAAATTGGAGGCAACAATTGAAACATTGATTGAACAATATATTGATGGTTTAACTGATCCAATTCCATATGCTACAAAAGATAAGATTGGAAGAACAATTGATTATTCAATGGGTAGAAATCGTTATATTGGTTATTTAATGAGTATTCCAACACGTGCTTTTAAAGATATTAAAGTAGGACTTGATTGTGCTAACGGTGCATCTAGTGCTATCGCAAAAAGCGTTTTTGATGCTTTAGGGGCACAGACACATGTTATTAATAATCAACCTGATGGTTTGAATATTAATACAAACTGTGGTTCTACACATATTGAAGTATTACAGAAGTATGTGGTTGAAAACGGATTAGATGTTGGTTTTGCTTATGATGGAGATGCTGATCGTTGTATTGCAGTAGATGAATTTGGTCGTGTTGTTAATGGTGATTTAATTCTTTATGTTTGTGGATTAGAAATGAAACAAAAAGGTGAACTTTTAAATAATACGATTGTCACAACTGTTATGAGTAATTTTGGTTTATATAAATCATTGGATAAAGTAGGTATTCAATATGAAAAAACAGCAGTTGGTGATAAATATGTTTATGAAAATATGGTGAAAAATGGTCATTGTATTGGGGGAGAACAATCTGGACATATTATCTTTTCTAAACATGCTACAACAGGTGATGGTATTTTAACATCATTGAAGATTATGGAAACAATGGTTGAAAATAAAAAAACCTTAGCTCAATTAACAGAACAAGTAGAAATTTATCCTCAGTTATTAATTAATGTTCGTGTGAGTGATAAAGCTTTAGCTCAAAATGATCCTGATGTTCAAAAAGCTGTTAAAGAAGTGGAAGAGGCATTAGGAGATGAAGGACGTATTCTTGTTCGTGAAAGTGGAACTGAACCAGTTGTGCGTGTTATGGTTGAAGCACAAAGTGATGAAATTTGTCATGAATATGTTTTAAAAGTTGTTAATACAATCAAAGAAAAAGGATATGCTGTAGAAAAATAA